The sequence tcaGTAAATGTAGCATTACATtggaacccaggcagtctgaccCCAGAATACCTTATTTCTCTTGCAATATGTTAGGGTCAAAGATCTTTGTCTTATTACAAATTTGTCTTAttacaaatcaaatttaaataaatttcactttaaataaatctttattgtCTGTTACATATGCTTATTTAGGAATTAGACTGATGACCAAATTCGTAATATTTGAAAGTGAGGAAATGAATAATAATGGCAGAAAATACCTATAATCCAAATGACTTAAGAGTATTCATTCTTCTTGACTGTATAGATTCCTGACATTTTTGTGTGTTCCAATAATTGGTTTTCAAGAACCTAAGGTTAAGGCTATTCATAATCTCATGCAGTTTTATCTTAGAAGTTCTCTTTAAAAACTCTCTTGGGTATGATAGTTTTATATGCTgttgttctttcattctttacTGAAGAGACATAAGCAACCTTCTGATTTGCTGCCACAAACTAGCCATTGGATGGACCTTAAGCAAGTCTTCAGGCTTGTGACAACCTCAATTATAAAATGAGTGTGTTGGAAGAGTTTCATTTCAAATCTTCTATAACACTCAGTGTCCTATTGCTTGTCTGGCTTCCTGTAGACTGTAACGGATGTTCGTGGTCATCGACCTGTTGACCGGAGGAGGGAAGAAGCTCCCAGCCTGAGACCAGCCCCACCTCCCATCAGTGGAGGTGGCTATCGGGCCCGTCCAGCCAAAGCAGTTGCCAGTcagaaaaaagtggaaagaagagCCCCGGATGCTGGAGGCTGTCTTCATGTCGACCCAGACCTGGTAGGTGCACTGACATTTCTTGCAGTAGTAGGTCTCTCACGCAGAGAAAGTCTAGGTTTTCATTGACCCACATTACCATCttgctattttgtttatttgggaatAAGATTCGAAACATAAACCTAGTTTGGTCTTTGGTGTAGTCTTACTTTCATGTGTACTTTGGTCTGGGCCTAGGATGACAAGTTAGGATATGTGGGTGTTGTCTTTACTTTAAATTTTGCCTACTACTTTTGTTCAAGTGGGTAAAATTTTTATAgcttcattacatttttttctgtggtaaggattatttttaattttcatgagatgaAGATATATAATGATGATAATTCTGACGTTTCTGGTCTTCCATAAGGCAAGTCAAATCATACAGTGTTACATTGACTAATGAGATAATTGAATTGTTATATGTGCTGTTTTAACAAATATCCATAATCCAAATCCTTCCTCTAATGCCTGCTCTCTTTGTTTGTAGGGGGTGTTATGTCCTACAGGATGTCAGTTGCAAGATACTCTGCTAAACCAGGAAAGACCCATCAAAAACAGCATTGCAGAGTTAAGCAACAATGTGGAGTCTGTTTCCCAGACCTCCTCTACCACATATCAGTATACAACTCTGCTAAAAGACATGTGGAAAAAGAGGCAGGCACAAGCAAAAGGTGGATATTCCTTTTGATTCTCAGTTATAAAATCAATTAGCTATGAGAATGCATGATTATGAAAGTAACATTTCTTGATTGGTCTAAATAGCATCAATACTGCTTTCAGTATGCACCTTATTACCTGAAGATCCTGGCTTAGACATCTGCACCTGTGATTTGCCAGATAAGCATGATGAACGTTTTATTCCCAGTGTGACATCAACAAGAATGATCTATGAAAAATTTCACTGCAGTTCCTCATTGTTTGTCTCTAAGAAATTTGGTTGGTGACTCAGAAGATAAGATTTACAAAGTGAAAATTTAGCACATATAGATTGAACATTTGAGGTTTTGAATGTGAAAGAGAAATCCATGATATATTTCATTGTCACATGCATAGGGACACCTCAACTGTGAATCTTGAGATCTGAATACTCAGGGCTATTGGCTTAGAGTCTAGGGATCAACTAGAGTATGAACCTGGCTTCTTAGTGAGTAGCATACCTAAGTTCTAATGAGTTGAAGAAATCATAGCAtctctcttttaacttttgatgttCTGTAGTACTTATGTGAGGTGCATACAGAAATCAAATGCATTCACTCCATACGATGTTGAACTTCTGAAATGGAAGACACAAATActgcttttttcctcttttcctcacgAAAGAAATAAGCAACATATTTGTGTCCATTTTGGATATAATCTGTAGGTTATATCTATGGTAAATTACTTGCATGTGGTGATAATGCTGAAGTTCTCTGGCTCTATGTTAATTCGTATATGCCATGACAAAACAATTTCCCCTAAATACAACTGTATATTATGATTATTTGACTGTAGCTCAGTGTCTCTTAATtattctcagaaaactaaaatcataattttatagttgaatgtacttatttttttaaatttccttgttggtgataggtggacacaatacctttattttatatttatgtggtgctgaggattgaacccagagcctcatggatgctaggcaagcgctctatcactgagccacaacaccaacccctaaacttattttttaatgagtcAAATGCTAACCATTCCtacacaatttcattttctagATAATGAAAATGTCATTAATGAGTACTCCTCAGCACTGGAAAACCAGCAATTATATATAGATGAGACCGTGAATGATAACATCCCAACTAAACTTCGTGTGCTCCGCTCAATCCTGGAAAACCTGAgaagcaaaatacaaaaattagaatCTGATGTCTCAGCTCAGATGGAATACTGCCAAGCCCCGTGCACCGTCAGCTGCAATATCCCTGTGGTGTCTGGCAAAGGTAAGTAGTTAGTAAACATACTTTTATTAGGTTCCAGAAGAACTCACATTCTCTAAAAATaagagaactaaaaaataaatacagtgcCTTTTCCTCAGTGGAGCCTAATGTCACTGTAGCACGTCATGAAGATGTCATTAGCATGTTGTAGTATGCTTTGGCCTTGCGATTTTGCCAATTTCTTATAAGCAGAATGGAATATGATGATGGCGGTAGTTTCAGGGGTATCTGATGTACAGTGTATGTATGTGCTTGTGGGAACAGATGACAAGGCCATGGAAAGGAATAGGAGTTTCCCCATTCTACGTGTTCTGTCCATTTGTGGATATTCCTGGGCACAATGGTGGGTGGGGGCTTTTTCATTTACTTGGCAGATAGAATTCTTCAAAACTAAGTTTGATTTTTAGTCAGAGAAAGACCCAATGTTTTATAATACTAAAACAATTCTCAAATGTGTATAATAAAACAGTCTCCCATAACCTATATAATCATTTATGTTAAAGAACTGACCAAGTGATGATATAGATCCCGAACATAAGATGTTATCTTATGTTTACAGAATGCGAAGAGATCATCAGGAAAGGAGGTGAAACATCTGAAATGTATCTCATTAAGCCTGAGAAGTCCAGCAAACCATATAGAGTGTACTGTGACATGACAACAGAAAATGGAGGTAAGATTTGGATAGTGGTTGACAGATCACCTTGTAACTGTTTCAAATACCAGACAGGAAACAGGACCTCGCCCTAACATAGCTGGCAAAGAGCAATTTGATTTGAAATTCAAtctgatattttaagttttaaagtatCTATAACTTAGGAGTTGGGGTAAgatcaaacatttttcatttccaatGAGTTTAAGAGTTTCctctcatatttattttctgattctatCCATTTTGGAGAACCACATTTAAGTGGGCATAAGGTAAATTGAATGGATAATGGATTCAGACATTCCTTTCAGAGTGATATCACTTGCTATTGATTAATTTATGCAATTTTTTGTTTCCATCAACCATAGGGTGGACAGTAATTCAGAACCGTCAAGATGGTAGCGTTGATTTCGGCAGAAAATGGGATCCTTATAAAAAAGGATTTGGAAATATTGCAACAAATGCTGATGGAAAAAAATACTGTGGCCTACCAGGTAAAAACTaggactagaaaataaaatcattctatttcaaatgggattttttttttccattgtaagaGCATTGATTGGAGTCTGTTTTTAGCTTTTAGGCAGTTAAAAGGagtttaattagaaaaatgtgaaagctaaagataggaaagaaaagcagGGTTTTTGTATGTTTCCAAAGGTTTGATTGTGAGTGAGGttttattctgcttttccttGAGGCGAGTATTGGCTTGGAAATGACAAGATCAACGAACTTACGGAGATGGGAGCCACAGAACTTTTGATTGAAATGGAGGACTGGAAAGGAGATAAGGTGAAGGCACATTATGGACTCTTCACAGTACAGAATGAGGCCAACAAATACAGAATCTCAGTGGGTAACTACAAAGGAACAGCTGGCAATGCTCTCATGGATGGAGCTTCTCAACTGGTGGGAGAGAACAGAACCATGACCATCCACAATGGCATGTTCTTCAGCACTTATGACAGAGACAATGATGGCTGGTATGTGCTCATTCTTCACTCCTAATTTAAAAGTTCCTACTGATATTATTACTCAGCATCATTTATAACAGCTAATGTTATTAGCAACTACCATTACTTAGGCACTTATTCTCTTTCTGTCACCCACTGTATGTTTCACTCTAAAGCATTTCAGTTATAAAGTATATTATTCTcactttataaatgaaatttagggaaattaaataattaacCCAGAGTCACACTGAGAGATAGAACTGGAATTAGAGCACACTCATGTTCTAAGCTATGAACATTCAGATGAATACCTACATATCTATGTTCTAATGTTTATTTGAAGATCTTCATTTGGGTTTCCAGGGTCCTTAAATACTAATGCAGCTGAAAGTTATCATTTCAGTATGAAGTATCCAATGTAGTCACTACATGAGTTGGGCACATAGCCCCAGCTGTCTCCCTTTCTTGCTTTGGGACAGGGAAGCCTTTGGTGTACTTATGGGAATTTACATATAGAACCTAAGGGAAGTACCTCAGTACAGCACTTTCCTGCTGGTACTCTGCAAAGAATTATCTTGACAACTGTAGTTCTGTTTCTAATAATCTGAAACACATTTCCTTTCAGGACAACTGATGATCCAAGAAAACAGTGTTCTAAAGAAGATGGTGGTGGATGGTGGTATAACAGATGTCACGCAGCCAATCCAAATGGCAGATACTACTGGGGTGGACAGTACAGCTGGGACATGGCCAAACATGGCACAGATGATGGTGTAGTATGGATGAATTGGAAGGGATCATGGTATTCAATGAGGAAGATATCTATGAAGATCAGGCCCTTCTTCCCACAACAATAGTCTCCCAGATGtagattttattcttctgtatgtgacaacattttttacattatgttattgggattttatttcataCATTATATCCCTCTGAAACTCTCAAAATGATTGTGTGTCTTTTTGAAAAAGGAATAGGATAAATGACATTCTAAGTagcatgaaattttctttcatattcttcaCTTACCTTGCTTACCACAAAGTAACTAAAAGGATAATGGTAGATGGAGTCAGTGGGTTCTAAATGATTGTGAAAAGTTTCAAATTAGGAAAAGGGATCATCTATCCTTATAGAAAAATGGCGAGGCAAACTaaaatcttctttaaaatttctacttttaaaaccctatttatttatgtaatatctGTCACAGAAAACGttcaaaattattcattaaaCCGGTGTCTGTTGCAATAAATCAATGTTTCCTTATTTTGATATCCGCACTGCCAATGAGTTAGACTTTGAACTTGTAGGAGAGAGAATCATCCAGAGCTTCAAGTATCTGATGAACTGGCATTGAAAACTGAAGTCGAAATCTTACCATGGAAAAACCAGACTCTACATTAGGATCAGAACTTCCAGGGGAGGATCAGGAGCAAGTCTTCACCAAGCatgttttttaaaagggaaacagTGAAATAAGAGTATGCATAGCGTGCAGGGGAACGAGGTCTACTGTTACTCCCAACTAGGTTTTTCTTTTTCGCATAGTCGGAATAGAACTAAAGTAGAAGTGTTCTTTATACTTCTCCTCATGAAGTGGGTGTATTGTTTCAACACTTTCTCACTGCACCCCAGCTACCTTTGTTCACCCTAGGTTCCTCAGTCCTTTCTCATTATTGCCATTTATTCTGATGGACCTTAATGCCCCAAAGCttattgttttaatcagtttttttcacTATTGTGACTTAAAGATCTGACTAGAActgttttagaggaggaaaagtttcttttgggcctcatggtttcagtggtcttgtccatagatggccaattccattctttggggttccaggtgaggcagaacatcaggtggaagggtgtagcagaggaaagcagatgtgagcatggcaccaggaagcacagagggagagactccactcgccagagacaaaatatgtaccccaaaggcacaccctcaatAACAAGCTCCTTCAGCTGCACCCTACCcatctacagttaccaccctattgggggat comes from Sciurus carolinensis chromosome 10, mSciCar1.2, whole genome shotgun sequence and encodes:
- the Fgb gene encoding fibrinogen beta chain yields the protein MNHKSSSSKCIEVKSQFDYDDETVTDVRGHRPVDRRREEAPSLRPAPPPISGGGYRARPAKAVASQKKVERRAPDAGGCLHVDPDLGVLCPTGCQLQDTLLNQERPIKNSIAELSNNVESVSQTSSTTYQYTTLLKDMWKKRQAQAKDNENVINEYSSALENQQLYIDETVNDNIPTKLRVLRSILENLRSKIQKLESDVSAQMEYCQAPCTVSCNIPVVSGKECEEIIRKGGETSEMYLIKPEKSSKPYRVYCDMTTENGGWTVIQNRQDGSVDFGRKWDPYKKGFGNIATNADGKKYCGLPGEYWLGNDKINELTEMGATELLIEMEDWKGDKVKAHYGLFTVQNEANKYRISVGNYKGTAGNALMDGASQLVGENRTMTIHNGMFFSTYDRDNDGWTTDDPRKQCSKEDGGGWWYNRCHAANPNGRYYWGGQYSWDMAKHGTDDGVVWMNWKGSWYSMRKISMKIRPFFPQQ